AATGTGGTTTGCGGCCTTCGCGATAAGCTTTTTGTTCATAACGTGTCGAAATCCAGTCGTCCCATTTATCCTGCCACGTGGCGGAATCAGGGTTGAGCAATGTGAACCCCTGAAGCGGCACTTCTTTGATCGTTTGGCGCACATAATCAGGAATATCCGTCGCCACCCGAAAAATCGCGTTCGGCTTCAATACGCGCGCTAAAGGCGCCAAATGTTCAGGTGTCACAAAGCGGCGACGATGATGGCGGCGTTTGGGCCATGGGTCTGGATACAACAGAAATGCACGCGAAACCGACGCTTCGGGCAGGACGTCAAACATATGACGCACGTCCCCCGGATGCACGGCGACGTTCTCAACGCCCGCAGTTCGGATTTTCCCCAAGAGCATCGCCACGCCATTGATATAAGGTTCGCAACCGATGATCCCGACGTCCGGATAGGTCGCCGCTTGGTGCACCATATGCTCCCCGCCGCCAAAACCGATCTCAAGCCAAACATCCCGTTTGCCAAACAAAGCTTCAAGATCAAGGTTCTCGCGATCAGAATTTTCTTCCCACGTCACCTTACCAGGAGAAAGCGAAGCGAGATCTTGCTCCAGATACTCTTCTTGGGAGTCGCGTAGGGTTTTCCCTTTGAAACGGCCATAGAAATTGCGCCATGGAGCCCCAGTGGGATGCGAGCCAATGTGATCGGCGTCGTCAGTGTGATCATCATTCATAGAAAAAGGCCCCGAAGCTATGTTGGGGGCCTTTCCTAGTGATTTAATCGCCGCCGTCAAGCAGTGCGCTTAAAGGGCGGATTTAATCGCCTCAATAAGGTCCGTTTTTTCCCAACTAAAGCCGCCGTCCGCATCAGGCGTCCGCCCAAAATGGCCATAGGCCGCTGTGCGTTGATAAATCGGGCGGTTCAATTTCAAGTGTTCGCGGATTCCGCGAGGCGTTAGGTCCATTGCTTTTGCGATGGCAGCCTCAATCGCGGCCTCCTCAACCTTACCAGTTCCATGCGTATCGACATAAATCGACAAGGGGCGGGCAACGCCGATGGCATAAGCAAGCTGCAACGTGCATTTTGTCGCGAGCCCCGCAGCAACGACGTTCTTCGCCAAATAACGCGCGGCATAAGCAGCAGAACGATCAACTTTTGTTGGATCTTTGCCAGAAAACGCACCGCCGCCATGGGGGGCCGCGCCGCCATATGTGTCGACAATGATTTTGCGTCCCGTAAGACCTGCGTCGCCGTCGGGGCCACCGATCACGAATTTTCCAGTAGGATTCACCAGCCATTCGGTTTCATCCGTGATCCACTCCGCGGGGAGTGTTTCGCGAATATACGGCTCAACAATTGCACGCACATCGCGCGACGTAAGTGTTTCGTCCAAATGCTGCGTCGAAAGCACAATCGAGGTCGCCCCCATGGGGCGGCCATCGACATATCGCAGCGAAAGTTGGGACTTCATATCTGGCCCCAAGACCGCCGCAGGTCCAACGCCTGACTTACGCTCCAGCGCCAAACGGGCCAAGATAGCGTGCGAATAATGAATTGGCGCAGGCATAAGGACTTCGGTTTCATCTACGGCATAGCCGAACATGATCCCCTGATCCCCAGCACCTTCTTCTTTGTCATCCGACGCATCTACGCCCATGGAAATATCCACGGACTGCTCATGCAAAAGGTTGGTGACCTCTAGCGTGTCCGCATGAAAACCGTCCTGAGTGTAGCCAATGTCACGAACGCATTCGCGCACGATGTCTTCAACACTGTCTATTACCGCCTGAGGTCCGCGCACTTCGCCCCCAACAACCACACGATTGGTCGTCGCGAAGGTTTCGCATGCGACCCGTGCCTCGGGAGCCTGCTCAAGAAATGCGTCCAGAATAGCGTCGGAAATACGATCGCAAACTTTGTCTGGATGCCCCTCAGAAACGGATTCCGAGGTGAATAAGTAGTTTTGTCGTGACATGAATTGCTCCAGTTAAAGTTGCCCGCCACTTCAGGAAGCCGTTGTGGGGGAAAGATGAATGTCGCTACCCGTGAGATTAATGGGCGTCAACGTGAAAGTCGGTATCTATGCAGTGATAGACTTAAGATAAGGGTAAAGAAAAAGAAAATAAGTGGAATATTTCCTGTTTTACTAAAAACTGTGGCAGAATTGGGGGCTGGAAGGGCAACGTCCAACGCCCCTGCGACGCCCAAAGGTAAGCTATCAATCACCCGTCCATACGGGTCAATAGCGGCCGAAATCCCTGTATTTGCGGCCCGCACTACCGGAAGCCCCTGTTCAATGGCGCGCATTCTAGCTTGCGTTAAATGCTGATAGGGTCCTGCTTTTTTGCCAAACCACGCATCATTTGTAATATGCAAAATCCAATCAGGCCGATCCTTGGCGACATGTACATCACGCGGGAAAACCGCTTCATAGCAAATCAACGGCAACGCGCGCCCCAACGCACCAAGGTCTAATAGTTGCGTACCATTTCCCGCTTGATATCCGCCGCCTAACTGGTCCGCAATTCCGGACAGACCAAGCTTTCGGGCCACCGTACCAAAAGGAATATACTCCCCAAATGGAACGAGATGGCTTTTGTCATAGAACTGCGCAATGCTGCCATCCCCGTTAAGAACGACCATGGAATTATAGAAGCCCGTGCGATCCTCCCGCTGAATTCCCGCCACAATCGGAATGCCACCAGAGGCCTGAACCATAACCTCAAAGGCCACGCCCGCCTGCTCCATCAAATACGGAACCGCCGTTTCAGGCCACACAATCAAATCAGGTTGGCGGTCGGAATTTTGCGCCGTAAGCGCAAGATTTCGTTCCCAAAACATCGAAGTTTTGCCTGATTGCCATTTTTCACGCTGTGCGGCATTGGTTTGCACAAGGCGGATAATGGGGGCATCCGAACGAAGGGATGGCCCCTTCGACAGTTGCGAAGCGCCAAATACGACAGCAATAACAGCAACAAATGCCGCGCCACTAAGCGCCACCCATTTTTGCCGCCCAGCGAGGCCAAAGCCCCCGCCCAAAACGAGAAATGTTAGGAACGTCAGACCGTACGGCCCAATGATTGAGGCAAGCTGCGCCACGGGTGTGTCCACCCAAATATAGCCTACAAGGCCCCAAGGCAGGCCGGTAAACAGATATCCACGCAACATTTCGGCAGCGCCCCAGCCAAGCGCTAACGCCAAGCCCGGCGCACGCGTTCTCCATTTCGCCCATCCAAATCCAGCACCCCACAAGAGCGCCAATCCTGCAGAAAGAAAAACAAGCGCGAATGGAGCCATCCAACCATGGCGTGCCGCGTCGACCTGAAAAGGCGCCATGATCCAATAAAGCGATCCCGCGAAATAGACCGTCCCGACAAGCCAACCCAAAAGGGCTGCCTGTAACGGAGTGGAGACTCGTAGGTTTAGATAAAAGACGCCAAGGATGCCAAGAACCGCGAGCCACCAAAGCGAGAACGGAGCTTGGCCCAGCGCCATTGCGCCCCCAGCCAATGCCCCAAAAAGCAATGTTGCCTTAAACGCGGAAGGCCGCAAAATGCTAGCCATCCACAGGTTCAACGATCCGCGCCCGCAAGCGTTTTATCTTACGCAAATCGGCATCGACGATTTCAAACTCAACCCCATTGGGATGGCGCACGACCTCTCCTCGAGACGGAACATGTCCCGACAAAAGAAAAACAAGCCCGCCAAGGGTATCAACTTCGTCCTCATCCACGACCGACCGCAAATCGACGCCGATCTCGTTTTCAAAATCCTCAAGCGGGGTGCGTGACTGCACCAAATAGCAGCCATTTTTTTCCAAATTCCAGTAGGTGTCTTCTTCGATGTCATGCTCGTCTTCGATCTCGCCAATAACTTGCTCGATCAAATCCTCAAGGGTGACCAATCCGTCGACACCACCATATTCATCAATAATCAACGCCATATGGCGACGCTCACTCTGCATTCTTTGCAGCAAAACGCCGATCGGCATCGAGGGCGGCGCGAAAATAAGGGGCCGTAAAAGTGGCTCTAACGCAAACTTTTTGGAGCGGTCACCATTGAACCCATGCTGAAGCGCCAAGTCTTTGAGGTGGATCAGGCCAATGGGCGTATCCAATGTACCGTCAAAAACAGGTAAGCGCGTCAATCCGGACTCGCGAAACAGGGACACCAATGCGTCCTTGTCTATGTCTTTTGGAACAGAAACGATTTCCGCCTTGGGGATAGCTACATCCTCGAGGTTAAGGCGCCGTAAATTAATCATACCGCCGCCAGATTGTGCCGGTGTTCGCGGCACATCCGTTGGACTATCAACGATCTGGGTTTCTTCTGTCGGGCTCAGGGCGCCAACGATGCGGCTAAAAAAGCCGCGTGTCTCCGGAGGGATTTCTTCAGTTTGCGCGCTCTGCGCTGCGCTAGAGGAGTCTTCGCTCCCTCCATCGATTGATTGAGTGTCGCCCATGGGCCCTTTCCAAAATACATAGTACGAATGTGCACATATGCTTCGTTAACGAAAAATAGTTAATACTATGTTTTATATGGGTCTGGAATAGATAAAGTTTCAAGTATGTCCCGCTCTAAACCTTCCATTAAATCCGCATCTTTCTCTCGAATGTGATCATAACCCAACAAATGAAGGACCCCGTGCACAATCAAATGGGTTACATGGTGGCCGATTGGCTTGCCTTCATCGGCAGCTTCACGCGCACAGGTGTCGTAGGAAATCGCAATATCGCCCAACTCATCCGGCATGCCAAAATCGGCGGATTGCGAATCCGGCTCTGGGTTTTCTGGCAATTCCCCATCGATTTCCGCAGCGCGCTCTTCGCTCGGCCACGATAATACATTCGTCGCGTCGCCTTTATCGCGAAACTCCGAATTCAATTCCGCAATACGATTGTCATCGCAGGCCAGAAGGCTGATCTCAAACCCGTCGGAAATTTTGAGAAAATCGAGCGTTGCCGTCGCAGCGCTCTGCGCCAATTCCTCAATCCCAACCTCATCCCAACGTGCGTCTTCCGTCGTAATATCAACGATTTGTTTCATCGGAGCTTTCATAGGCCTCAATAATGCGTGCAACCAACGGATGGCGTACAACATCTTTGGACGTGAAGTAATTGAAGTCGATTTTTTGGATATTTTTCAACAATTCTTCTGCTTCTCTCAAGCCGCTTTTGATCCCTCGCTGAAGGTCGATCTGTGTGCGGTCACCTGTAATCACCATGCGACTCCCCTGCCCTAGACGGGTGAGGAACATCTTCATTTGCATCGTCGTCGCGTTCTGTGCCTCATCCAAAACCACAAAAGCGTTGGACAATGTGCGCCCCCGCATAAAGGCCAAGGGAGCAATCTCAATCTTCTTATCCTCAATCAGCTTAGCCACTTGTTTTGAAGGCAAAAAATCATTGAGCGCGTCGTAAAGCGGCTGCATATACGGATCGACTTTGTCTTTCATATCGCCAGGCAAATAGCCCAATTTTTCGCCAGCTTCGACCGCGGGCCGCGACAAGATTATTTTATCTACATGCCCGTTGATAAACATATTCACTCCGACGGCCACCGCTAGATATGTTTTCCCCGTCCCTGCAGGTCCGATCCCAAAAACAAGTTCATTGTCAAACAGCGACTTAACATAGGCTTTTTGCGCCTCAGTTCTGGGCTCAACGAGCTTCTTACGCGTTTTGATTTCTACCTTATCGCCAACAGATAACTCAAGCTGGTCTCCAGTGAGGACACCAGTTCCTTTGTCTGCTCCCCCCATACGGATTTCACCATCTATTTGGCCGCTTTCAACATCGCCGCCACCTTCTAGACGCAAATATAGCGACGAGAGAACATCCTTGGCTTTTTCTATGGAATCGGGCTCGCCCATAATATCAAGATGATTGCCGCGGCGCACGATCTGAACTGTTAAGTCAGTTTCAATTTTCGCCAAATGGCTATCGTACGGACCACAAAGACTTATCAGCAAACGATTGTCAGGAAATTCAACGTGAATTCTAGTGACTGCGTCACCGGCTATCGGGCGTTGCGAGGATTTTGTTCCCAAAAAGGACTCCCTAGGACTGTGTTCCATTCAATGTTGCCAACTTGCGGCCTAGGGTGCAAGGGGTCAGAAACAAGTTTCACGATTCTGATACAAAAACGGCCACCGTGTTTCCACGATGGCCGCTAAAGTCGCTGAAAATTTGGCTAGATTGGGTCGGAGCGACCACCATTATGGCCCGCCGCCTCGCCAACCGGCAATACACCCGAGCAAACGCGTGCCCCCGTGCGTGGCTCTAATCGCGCAACCGCGTACCCTTCGATACCGTCATCGGCGATCCAAGTGTCACACCCATCTGGATCTACATAGACACCCCATTTAACTTTACTTGCAAGGGAACCGGAATCAATAAAGCGGTCGACGGATTGATCAGTCTTTGGTGTACAAGCCGAAACAGCGACAGCTACTGCCGCAACAAGAGTAAAACCTTTAAGTGCCATCAGATTAATACCCCCGATGTTTCGGTGACAGAAAATTTCCACCCTGCGATTTTGCTGCATCCCTGCGGATGTATTATTTGCCGCACGCGGATATTGCTCACCAAGCGCTCGAATGGCCGTAACCTTTGCACCAGCCGCTTGGGCAACCTTGGAATGCCCCCAGTGAAGTGGTCCACCAATTGGGATATGATTATCCCGTTTTTAGGAGGACTAAACGATGGCTGGAAAACGAGAAAAGCCGGAAGATATTGTGCTGAAGCTTCGGCAGGTTGAAGTTTTACAAGGGCAGGGAAAGTCAGTTTCCGAGGCCGTTCGACAAATCGGCGTTACCATTCAAACTTACTATCGGTGGCGCAAGGAATTTGGGGGCATGAGCCGTGATCAACTCAAACGGCTGAAGGAGCTTGAGACTGAAAACCAACGTCTCAAGCGCGTCGTGGCAGATCTATCCTTGGACAAGATGATCCTCACCGAGGCCGCACGGGGAAACTTCTAAGCCCTTCCCGTCGCCGTTTGTGCATTGATCATGTACGGCAAACCCTCAGCGTATCTGAGCGCAGGGTCTGCCGCACACTCGGCCAACATCGTTCTACGCAGCGCAAGGTGCCATGTGGCTTGCCTGATGAAGAGCGATTGACCGAGGATATTATCGCGCTGACGAAAGAGTTCGGACGATACGGCTATCGTATTATCACGGGCATGCTGAATAACAGCGGCTGGCACGTAAATCATAAGCGTGTAGAACGAATTTGGCGACGGGAGGGGCTTAAAG
This Falsihalocynthiibacter arcticus DNA region includes the following protein-coding sequences:
- the ybeY gene encoding rRNA maturation RNase YbeY, with the protein product MKQIVDITTEDARWDEVGIEELAQSAATATLDFLKISDGFEISLLACDDNRIAELNSEFRDKGDATNVLSWPSEERAAEIDGELPENPEPDSQSADFGMPDELGDIAISYDTCAREAADEGKPIGHHVTHLIVHGVLHLLGYDHIREKDADLMEGLERDILETLSIPDPYKT
- a CDS encoding transporter associated domain-containing protein codes for the protein MGDTQSIDGGSEDSSSAAQSAQTEEIPPETRGFFSRIVGALSPTEETQIVDSPTDVPRTPAQSGGGMINLRRLNLEDVAIPKAEIVSVPKDIDKDALVSLFRESGLTRLPVFDGTLDTPIGLIHLKDLALQHGFNGDRSKKFALEPLLRPLIFAPPSMPIGVLLQRMQSERRHMALIIDEYGGVDGLVTLEDLIEQVIGEIEDEHDIEEDTYWNLEKNGCYLVQSRTPLEDFENEIGVDLRSVVDEDEVDTLGGLVFLLSGHVPSRGEVVRHPNGVEFEIVDADLRKIKRLRARIVEPVDG
- the metK gene encoding methionine adenosyltransferase, with protein sequence MSRQNYLFTSESVSEGHPDKVCDRISDAILDAFLEQAPEARVACETFATTNRVVVGGEVRGPQAVIDSVEDIVRECVRDIGYTQDGFHADTLEVTNLLHEQSVDISMGVDASDDKEEGAGDQGIMFGYAVDETEVLMPAPIHYSHAILARLALERKSGVGPAAVLGPDMKSQLSLRYVDGRPMGATSIVLSTQHLDETLTSRDVRAIVEPYIRETLPAEWITDETEWLVNPTGKFVIGGPDGDAGLTGRKIIVDTYGGAAPHGGGAFSGKDPTKVDRSAAYAARYLAKNVVAAGLATKCTLQLAYAIGVARPLSIYVDTHGTGKVEEAAIEAAIAKAMDLTPRGIREHLKLNRPIYQRTAAYGHFGRTPDADGGFSWEKTDLIEAIKSAL
- the trmB gene encoding tRNA (guanine(46)-N(7))-methyltransferase TrmB, which translates into the protein MNDDHTDDADHIGSHPTGAPWRNFYGRFKGKTLRDSQEEYLEQDLASLSPGKVTWEENSDRENLDLEALFGKRDVWLEIGFGGGEHMVHQAATYPDVGIIGCEPYINGVAMLLGKIRTAGVENVAVHPGDVRHMFDVLPEASVSRAFLLYPDPWPKRRHHRRRFVTPEHLAPLARVLKPNAIFRVATDIPDYVRQTIKEVPLQGFTLLNPDSATWQDKWDDWISTRYEQKAYREGRKPHYLTFQRNAP
- a CDS encoding PhoH family protein, yielding MEHSPRESFLGTKSSQRPIAGDAVTRIHVEFPDNRLLISLCGPYDSHLAKIETDLTVQIVRRGNHLDIMGEPDSIEKAKDVLSSLYLRLEGGGDVESGQIDGEIRMGGADKGTGVLTGDQLELSVGDKVEIKTRKKLVEPRTEAQKAYVKSLFDNELVFGIGPAGTGKTYLAVAVGVNMFINGHVDKIILSRPAVEAGEKLGYLPGDMKDKVDPYMQPLYDALNDFLPSKQVAKLIEDKKIEIAPLAFMRGRTLSNAFVVLDEAQNATTMQMKMFLTRLGQGSRMVITGDRTQIDLQRGIKSGLREAEELLKNIQKIDFNYFTSKDVVRHPLVARIIEAYESSDETNR
- the lnt gene encoding apolipoprotein N-acyltransferase gives rise to the protein MASILRPSAFKATLLFGALAGGAMALGQAPFSLWWLAVLGILGVFYLNLRVSTPLQAALLGWLVGTVYFAGSLYWIMAPFQVDAARHGWMAPFALVFLSAGLALLWGAGFGWAKWRTRAPGLALALGWGAAEMLRGYLFTGLPWGLVGYIWVDTPVAQLASIIGPYGLTFLTFLVLGGGFGLAGRQKWVALSGAAFVAVIAVVFGASQLSKGPSLRSDAPIIRLVQTNAAQREKWQSGKTSMFWERNLALTAQNSDRQPDLIVWPETAVPYLMEQAGVAFEVMVQASGGIPIVAGIQREDRTGFYNSMVVLNGDGSIAQFYDKSHLVPFGEYIPFGTVARKLGLSGIADQLGGGYQAGNGTQLLDLGALGRALPLICYEAVFPRDVHVAKDRPDWILHITNDAWFGKKAGPYQHLTQARMRAIEQGLPVVRAANTGISAAIDPYGRVIDSLPLGVAGALDVALPAPNSATVFSKTGNIPLIFFFFTLILSLSLHRYRLSR